GCAAGGCAATCGCTGCAGTTTGGAGTTGGCAACTTCACGACGGCAAAAAACACCCTGCAGATAAGCGCATTGGCAAACATAGCATGGACCAAGGATACCGGCACTAACGGCATCCAGTTTGGCGGCCTCATATTCAATTATGCCGATTCTGTACGCGGCGCGCAGATAGGCGGCATACTCAATCTGGCATCCTCATCATTGGACGGCCTTCAGGTAGGCCTTATAAACAAGGTATTTTTCAACAGCGTGGGGACTAAACAAAAAGACGCACCAAACGGAAGACTGACCGGCATGCAGCTTGGCATCATCAACATGGCAGACGAAGTCAGGGGCGTGCAAATAGGCGTCATAAACACCACATACAAGCTAAAAGGCGTGCAGATAGGCCTTATCAACCTACACTACGACGGGCCAATTAAATTCATGCCTATCTTAAACGTGGGATTCTAATACCCGCCTGCAAGAATAATAACGCACTCCGTCTCTGCCTTACCCTTGCACAGATCTCACACTTGACACAATAAACGCGCCTTACTTACGTGCACACTCTTTCAAGATGCTACGGGAACATATGCCCAAGAGCCAACCGCAGGGATACAACATGAGCAGTATTTTCGCGCCTGCCCTGCACACTGTCGCTGCGACAGTATTCATTATTATGGCCATGGCAACCGCAGCCTCGGCAGAGATAAAAAGCTGCACTCCTGAAAACGCTCCCGTAGAGACCCTGCCCCCCGCGCAAAAGACCCCATTACAGCTTGTATTCCAACTTAGGCAAACAATGCCGGCAACAGGCATCCTGCTCTGCCGCGACGTATACGGACTGCGTATCGGCAACAGCCTAAGTGTAACCGCTCCTAAAGTGGTCGGACTGGACATCGGCCTTCCCTTTTCGGTTGGCAAGGAGGTAACTGGCATACATTTATCCCTGATTGGCAACATTTTATTGAACAAATTTAGCGGATTGCAACTTGGCGGCATCTACAACGTCACCAACGAATTCACCGGCATACAAATTGCTCCGATACTAAACATTGCCGGTACCGACGATAACGTTGCTTACGGCGTCCAGCTCGGGCTTATCAACTTCGCCGATTTACGCGGCGTGCAGGCCGGCTTAGTGAATCTTGCCGGAACATCAAGCGTTCAAATCGGCGGCGTATCCGCCGCCAGAGAAGCCCTTGTACAGGCAAGCATATTTTCAAATATTTTATTCGACCTTGAAGAACGCAATGTCTTTGTGCAGCTTGGCGGATTAATCGGCAACTATGCGACGAATGTCGGTTTATTCCAGGGGATAGGAGTGCTAAACATTGCAGACAAACTCTCAGGAGTTCAAGCCGGAGTCGTTAACATCGCCATATCGGACCTGGGCGGCTTACAAGTAGGTTTAATTAATATTGCCGACATAACCATTTTTGCAGACCGTCATGACAAGGACTATGCAAAAGTCAAAGGCGTACAGTTGGGACTTATAAACCACGCAGAATCGATTCGCGGCCTTCAGATAGGATTTGTAAACTCGGCAGTAAGCCTTAAAGGCGTGCAAATAGGAGCGCTAAACATCAACCGCTCCGGCCCGCTAAAGTTTATGCCGCTCGTAAATATCGGCTTCTAAACACTCTCGCCTTAAAAATCGCATAGCCAGCAACAATCTTGAGACCATCGCAACTCTTTGTTTTTCGTAGACTTTTCGATACTCACGTCTATCCGAAAAAAACTCACGAATATTAGAGTCTTGACAAAGCGGTCATCTTATGCTAAATTCAGAACGTACAGAACGCAGAAAATCCTAAGGGGCAGCCGATGGACTCAGGCACTAAAAAATTCGTAGACTCATGGGGCATGATGGGGCCTGTGTGGGGCATAAACGCCTCTGTTGCAAGAGTGCACGCGCTCCTCATAGCCAGCAGCGAGCCCATAAGCCTCGAGGATATTGCCGAGCGTCTTGGCATAAGCAAAGGTAACGCCAGCATGAGCCTCAAGGAGCTTAAGAACTGGGGGGTCGTAACACTTATAAAGGAGCCTGGCGACAGGCAAGACTACTACGTCACCGACCCAGACATCTGGAAGATATTCATCGCTATCGCAAAAGAAAGAAAAAGGCGCGAGTTCGACCCGGTATTAAAGCTTGTCAGGGAGTCGCTGCCGTTAATCGAAAAAGACGGCGCGTTGGTGGCAAAACGGTTCAAGGACATGGATGAGCTACTCACAACCCTCGACACGCTTGGAGAAAAGTTTCTCGAGAGCGAGACGGTTGCAAAGAGCATACTGGCCTTTGTCTCGAGCTTTACGAAGGTGGCAAAAACGCTAAGAGGGAAAAAGTAAAATTTTTTGCCGCAAGCGTTCAGAAAATACTGAACGCAGAAAACACAGCCGCCTCAACTCTCAAAAAAAGCAGGCGGCCAAAACCGAAAGGAGGAACCATGCCATGAAAGAAGAGAAAAGAGTAGACGTGGTAACAGGCGCATTCGGATTCACCGGCAGCTACATCACCGGGCTCCTCCTTGAAAAGGGCATCAGGGTGCGCACGCTAACAAACCACCCAAAAAGGCCCAATCCGTTCGGGAACACTGTCGAGGTATTTCCCTACAGCTTCGACAGCCCCGGAAAGATGGTCGAGGCAATGCGGGGCGCCCACACCGTGTACAACACCTACTGGGTAAGGTACAACCACAAGGACGCCACCTTTGGCCAGGGGGTTGCGAACGCGCAAAACCTCATACGCGCGGCAATAGAGGCCGGGGTAAAGAGGTTCGTGCACCTTAGTATCGTGAACCCGGATAAGAACTCGCCGTCAGGGTATTTTCGCGGCAAGGCGCTGATGGAGAGAACATTGATAGAGTCAGGGCTCTCGTACGCAATACTTAGGCCAACGGTGCTCTTTGGAGATAAGGGCATACTCATAAACAACATCGCGTGGCTCCTTAGAAGGTGCCCCGTATTCGCAATACCCGGAAGCGGCGAATACAGGATACAGCCCGTGCACGCGATGGATGTTGCAAAACTTGCAGTAGCGCTTGGCGAAAAAACGGAAAACATCATAACCGACGCCGTAGGCCCGGAGACGTACTCGTTTACAGGGCTCGTAAACCTGATAAAAAAGGCGGTCGGGAGCCGCACCGTCGTATTCCGTACGCACCCGAAGATCGCGTACTATCTATCAACACTTATAAACCCGCTTGTCGGCGACATAGTGATACACAAAACAGAGGTCGACAAAATCGCGCTGGATTGCCTGTCTTCATTCTCGGCGCCAAGGTGCAAGACGAGGCTTAGTGAATGGCTGCTGGAGAATAGCGATATCGTCGGCAGGAAATACTTCTCGGAAATAAAAATGCACTTCAAATAGACACTGCGAAAGGAGGAAGCCAAAATGGAAGATAACGGACGTTTCGACATAGTAACAGGCTCGTTCGGTTTTACCGGAAGATACATCACAAGGCTCCTCCTCGAGAAAGGCATCAGGGTGCGCACGCTAACGAACCACCCAAATAAGCCAAATCCGTTTGGAAGCCCGGTCGAGGTCTTCCCGTATAACTTCGATGAGCCAGGAAAAATGGTAGAAGCAATGCGGGGCGCCCACACCGTGTACAACACCTACTGGGTGAGGTTCAACTACGGCAGAACAAGCTACGGCCAGGCCGTTGCCAACGTCGAGAACCTGATACGCGCGGCAGTGGAGGCAAAGGTAAAGAAGTTCGTGCACATAAGCATCGCAAACCCAGTGGAGCCAGAGCCCGGCTCCCTCGACTACTATACGGGGAAATGGGTGATGGAGAACGCGCTAAAGGAGTCAGGGCTCGATTACGCGATAATACGGCCGACACTGATATATGGCCCTGAGGACATCCTCATAAACAACATCGCGTACTTTCTACGCCGCTTTCCGTTCTTCGCAGTGCCGGGGGACGGCTCCTACAGGGTGCAGCCCGTGTATATAGAGGACGTTGCAAGGCTTGCGGTGGAGCTCTCGGAAAGTAAAGATAACGTCGTATGCGACGCCGTAGGGCCGGAGATATATTCCTTCAGAGAGCTCGTGCACTCTATCAAGAAGCATACGGGTGGCCGCGCAATCGTATTAAAGGCCCCTCGCATTGCGGCGTATCTTTGCTCCAGAATGCTCGACCCGCTTGTAAAGGACGTCGTGCTCATCTGGGGCGAGGTAACACGCCTTATGGAGGAGCGGCTCGTCTCCAGGCACCCTCCTCTATGTTCCACGCGCTTTAGCGAGTGGATACGGGCAAACGGCGGTAGTGTAGGCGTAAAGTACTCATCGGAACTCGAACGGCATTTTAAATAAATAAAACTGCAAAAGGAGGATACGGATATGGGCTCAACGGAGATGTTTCTGATTGGAACCGGCATAACGATGGCGGCAAGCCTTATCGTGATATGGTACATGAAAAAGCCTCTTACGAGCCTACTCTCAGATCTTTGCGGCACTCACGAGAAGGCGTCTTTCTGGACGACATTTACGAGTATAATGCTGGTACTTACGCCCCTCTTCATAACTCTTTGCCGCACGCCGGACAATAAGCCCGATACAAACGCCTTTATGGAAATCATGGCGCAGTTCAAGTTCGGCGTATTCGCGCTTCTTGTAGCGGTATTTGTGATGGGCATGATTCTCGTAAGCTTCACACCGAAAAGAGAGTAAGCATTTCCTTTGACACACCTGACATGCGGGCGATATAATAAAAGCAGATGATTCAAACGCCGCGGGGGAAAGAAAGGCCCGCGGCGTTTTTTACTGAAAAACCATGCATAGCGACAACGCATCCATAAAAGGCTACGCGCTTGTGATACTGTCATCTCTCGGATTCTCGTTTATCCCGGTGCTGGCGTCCTTTGCCTACACACGCTACAGCGTAGACCCCACTACCCTTGCGCTGATGCGCACGTACGTTGCGTTGCCGTTCTTTGCCATAGCGCTTGCTACGACCGAGGGCTCAAACGTCTTCAAGATAACACTAAAGGAACTGGCATTCTACGCCTTCCTTGGCGCGGTGTGCGGCGGCCTCTCGATGCTTTTTGCCTTTCACTCCGTCGAGTTCGTCGGCGCATCCGTCTCAACGGTACTTATATTCACCTACCCTGCCATGACGGTAGCGCTTGGCACTTTTTTCTTCAAGGAAAAGGGGTCGGCAACGAAGTTCATTGCCGCGTTCATCGTCTTTATCGGATTGCTGCTTGTCCTTAACGTCGGAGGCTCCGGGCACCCCATAAACAGGACAGGCATCCTTCTTGCGCTTACCGCGGCCTTTCTTTTCGCTCTTTACCACATATACTGCGAACAGGCGATGAAAAAGAGCGCGCCATTAAAAGTCCTCTCCATGAACATGCTGATGCTTACGGTGTTCCTGACGGTTATCCTCGGCATCAGGACATACCCGCTGGACTCGGGGCTCTGGGCCATAGCTCTTATACTCGGAAGCGTGTGCGGGTTTCTCTCGATGCTCGCATTCCAGTTTGGCCTAAAGGAGCTTGGCGCGGCAAAAACAGCGCTCATAAGCTCGCTTGGCCCGGTATTTACTGCAACATGGGCGTACTTTGCGCTCTCTGAGACATTGTCCGCTACACAGATAATCGGGATGCTTGTGGTTATAGGCGGGATTATTATGCTTGAACTACTGGCAATAGCAGAACGCAAAAAGCGCAAAGCCCTCGACGCGGCCCTTTAGGGCTACCTCTCGATAGTTTCGACCCTGTTTCTTCCGTTGTGCTTTGCGTCGTAGAGGGCCTCGTCTGCAAGGGCAAAGAGCGCGTCCGCGCTGTCCTTCGGGGCCGGCAGTATAGAGGCAACGCCGGAACTTATGGTGACATAATCGCTTGCGCGCGAGCTTCCGTGCGGAAGTTTTTTGCCCTCCACGGCAGCCCTTATGTCTTCGGCAGCGGACGTTGCGTTATCGACGCCTGTATCGGGCATAACAACCACGAACTCCTCGCCGCCGTACCTCGCTACCATATCGCTTTTACGCCTGACCGTTGCCCTTATGGTCTTCGCGACCATCCTTAGGCAGTCGTCCCCCGCAAGGTGGCCGTGCGTGTCGTTATAGAGCTTAAAGTAATCGATGTCGATAAGTATCATTGAGATGGGCTTTTTCGCCCTGATACTGTGGGCGAAAAGGACCTCGATTGCCTCATCGAACCCACGCCTGTTGGATATGCCTGTGAGGCCGTCCAATAAAGACAGGTGCTTTAACTTTTCATTTGCCTCGCTAAGCTCTATGCCTATGCGCAAAAGCTCATCGGCCTGCTCGTTTCTCCTGTCTATTTCCTTTTTAAGCGAGAGAGCCGCCCTTATCCTTGCCAAAAGCTCTATTTCACTTACGGGTTTTGCGATAAAGTCGTGGGCCCCGGCATCAAAGGCCTCCTTTAAGA
Above is a genomic segment from Deltaproteobacteria bacterium containing:
- a CDS encoding MarR family transcriptional regulator, producing MDSGTKKFVDSWGMMGPVWGINASVARVHALLIASSEPISLEDIAERLGISKGNASMSLKELKNWGVVTLIKEPGDRQDYYVTDPDIWKIFIAIAKERKRREFDPVLKLVRESLPLIEKDGALVAKRFKDMDELLTTLDTLGEKFLESETVAKSILAFVSSFTKVAKTLRGKK
- a CDS encoding NAD(P)H-binding protein; amino-acid sequence: MKEEKRVDVVTGAFGFTGSYITGLLLEKGIRVRTLTNHPKRPNPFGNTVEVFPYSFDSPGKMVEAMRGAHTVYNTYWVRYNHKDATFGQGVANAQNLIRAAIEAGVKRFVHLSIVNPDKNSPSGYFRGKALMERTLIESGLSYAILRPTVLFGDKGILINNIAWLLRRCPVFAIPGSGEYRIQPVHAMDVAKLAVALGEKTENIITDAVGPETYSFTGLVNLIKKAVGSRTVVFRTHPKIAYYLSTLINPLVGDIVIHKTEVDKIALDCLSSFSAPRCKTRLSEWLLENSDIVGRKYFSEIKMHFK
- a CDS encoding NAD(P)H-binding protein, producing MEDNGRFDIVTGSFGFTGRYITRLLLEKGIRVRTLTNHPNKPNPFGSPVEVFPYNFDEPGKMVEAMRGAHTVYNTYWVRFNYGRTSYGQAVANVENLIRAAVEAKVKKFVHISIANPVEPEPGSLDYYTGKWVMENALKESGLDYAIIRPTLIYGPEDILINNIAYFLRRFPFFAVPGDGSYRVQPVYIEDVARLAVELSESKDNVVCDAVGPEIYSFRELVHSIKKHTGGRAIVLKAPRIAAYLCSRMLDPLVKDVVLIWGEVTRLMEERLVSRHPPLCSTRFSEWIRANGGSVGVKYSSELERHFK
- a CDS encoding DMT family transporter is translated as MHSDNASIKGYALVILSSLGFSFIPVLASFAYTRYSVDPTTLALMRTYVALPFFAIALATTEGSNVFKITLKELAFYAFLGAVCGGLSMLFAFHSVEFVGASVSTVLIFTYPAMTVALGTFFFKEKGSATKFIAAFIVFIGLLLVLNVGGSGHPINRTGILLALTAAFLFALYHIYCEQAMKKSAPLKVLSMNMLMLTVFLTVILGIRTYPLDSGLWAIALILGSVCGFLSMLAFQFGLKELGAAKTALISSLGPVFTATWAYFALSETLSATQIIGMLVVIGGIIMLELLAIAERKKRKALDAAL
- a CDS encoding diguanylate cyclase; translated protein: MSVLVIDASKEFCTIVERALASQRVHTVLFAASAEEAFDVAGFNSKAGIRKNIDLVVVDTALPDISGIEVCRRFKAVSHFVDTPFIVVASVDDVNVLKEAFDAGAHDFIAKPVSEIELLARIRAALSLKKEIDRRNEQADELLRIGIELSEANEKLKHLSLLDGLTGISNRRGFDEAIEVLFAHSIRAKKPISMILIDIDYFKLYNDTHGHLAGDDCLRMVAKTIRATVRRKSDMVARYGGEEFVVVMPDTGVDNATSAAEDIRAAVEGKKLPHGSSRASDYVTISSGVASILPAPKDSADALFALADEALYDAKHNGRNRVETIER